From one Streptomyces sp. CA-210063 genomic stretch:
- a CDS encoding YhjD/YihY/BrkB family envelope integrity protein, with product MKLCRFLHARGARVWRRGKEVELMHRAMGFAALGLVTFAPLLIVVAAAAPIEERGFALWIVDGMGLSGRPADAVQDLFSAPRKVLGTISVLSMVLLAVFGVTFAGSVQTGYEKIWDLSAGRWHTVWRRAVWLVVLTAYLFAEAQSSALLGSGTLRSWARLVLSSVLGVLFFWWGQRFLLGGRVSWRALLPGAIATMVGLGGLRLFSHLVFSPLIVSNAASYGAVGTVLIVTSWLIGVGFVVFGGALVGRYWYLHEPHHIPHPHNRSRKH from the coding sequence ATGAAACTGTGCCGCTTCCTCCACGCCAGGGGCGCGCGCGTATGGCGGCGCGGCAAGGAAGTGGAGCTGATGCACCGGGCCATGGGCTTCGCGGCGCTGGGACTGGTGACGTTCGCCCCGCTGCTGATCGTCGTCGCGGCGGCCGCACCCATCGAGGAACGCGGCTTCGCCCTGTGGATCGTGGACGGTATGGGGCTGTCCGGGCGCCCTGCCGACGCCGTGCAGGACCTCTTCTCCGCGCCCCGCAAGGTCCTGGGCACGATCAGTGTCCTGAGCATGGTGCTGCTCGCGGTCTTCGGCGTGACATTCGCCGGGAGTGTTCAGACCGGTTACGAGAAGATCTGGGACCTGTCGGCCGGACGCTGGCACACCGTATGGCGACGCGCGGTGTGGCTCGTCGTTCTGACGGCCTACCTCTTCGCCGAAGCGCAGAGCAGCGCCCTCCTGGGATCGGGAACCCTGCGCTCATGGGCCCGGCTCGTGCTGTCCTCGGTGCTCGGCGTGCTCTTCTTCTGGTGGGGGCAGCGTTTCCTGCTCGGCGGCCGGGTCTCCTGGCGCGCCCTCCTGCCGGGCGCCATCGCCACGATGGTGGGGCTGGGCGGCCTGCGCCTGTTCTCCCACCTCGTCTTCTCCCCGCTCATCGTGAGCAACGCGGCCTCGTACGGTGCGGTCGGCACCGTCCTGATCGTGACGTCATGGCTCATCGGGGTCGGCTTCGTCGTCTTCGGCGGCGCCCTCGTCGGTCGCTACTGGTACCTCCACGAACCGCACCACATTCCGCACCCCCACAACCGCTCACGGAAGCACTGA
- a CDS encoding cytochrome P450, whose translation MSDGNILFRKTLDERTISRGSADPAATIVPMRMGTAGVGLLINDHSEATRILSDVETYGSAGELMASVFDEPAESHPDSMSEMVFAVNQTDGEEHRRVRRALRRVIDARVRDVSDQLIQDVQHSIESALTLGRLDAVASIGVPIADSVMSRLLGLDAHLVLALRTAVYQGYPVRELDATLVDWVRDRRARPADDLVSDLMAELPSLDDRHVAANTRLLALSGVEVLAALITNGILCLAQDPGTQSLVRDDETLLPGLVHEVQRYASPIARGIYRMTKESSVIGQYTVPAGTLLVIGVDVCNRDTSAFPDAHRFDPTRGRDVEYLTFGRGRHSCLGIPVTRLIAAEALRAFLSGTTSFGLTVEPSELRFHDTAVMNGLEELPIWVECAN comes from the coding sequence GTGTCTGACGGCAACATTCTCTTCCGCAAGACACTCGATGAGCGGACTATTTCGCGAGGGTCGGCGGATCCAGCAGCCACCATCGTTCCGATGCGCATGGGAACGGCAGGAGTGGGACTGCTCATCAACGATCACAGCGAAGCCACCCGCATCTTGTCCGACGTCGAAACCTACGGCAGTGCGGGCGAACTCATGGCCAGCGTTTTCGACGAGCCGGCCGAGTCGCATCCGGACTCGATGTCCGAGATGGTCTTCGCGGTCAACCAAACCGACGGGGAAGAGCATCGTCGCGTACGGCGCGCACTTCGGAGGGTCATCGATGCTCGCGTGCGCGATGTCTCGGACCAGTTGATTCAGGATGTCCAACACTCGATCGAGAGCGCTCTCACCCTGGGGAGGCTCGACGCCGTCGCCTCGATCGGCGTGCCCATCGCCGACAGCGTCATGTCGCGATTGCTTGGACTTGACGCACACCTCGTCTTGGCCCTGAGGACCGCGGTTTACCAGGGATATCCGGTGCGCGAACTCGACGCCACGCTCGTCGACTGGGTGCGCGACAGGCGTGCTCGCCCCGCCGATGACCTCGTGTCGGACCTGATGGCGGAACTGCCTTCTCTCGACGATCGACACGTTGCGGCGAACACTCGACTCCTCGCGCTATCGGGTGTCGAGGTGTTGGCGGCACTGATTACGAATGGAATCCTCTGCCTGGCGCAAGATCCAGGTACTCAGAGTCTCGTACGCGATGACGAGACGCTGCTGCCTGGCCTCGTCCATGAGGTGCAGCGGTACGCGAGCCCGATTGCGCGGGGGATCTATCGGATGACGAAGGAGTCATCCGTGATAGGCCAGTACACAGTTCCCGCAGGTACTTTGCTCGTCATCGGGGTGGACGTTTGCAACAGGGACACGTCAGCATTTCCCGATGCTCACAGGTTTGACCCCACTCGCGGTCGGGATGTCGAATATCTGACGTTCGGTCGCGGGCGGCATTCATGCCTTGGTATTCCAGTCACACGTCTGATTGCGGCGGAGGCCCTGCGCGCCTTTCTCTCGGGAACCACGAGTTTCGGCCTGACCGTGGAGCCGTCAGAGCTGCGTTTCCACGATACTGCGGTCATGAACGGTCTCGAGGAACTCCCGATTTGGGTTGAGTGCGCGAACTAG
- a CDS encoding DUF5825 family protein — protein sequence MTQQTAERRSNRRRLFASVNLHSMQSREDLVTLTRSGYAGVRLVGHFAMSEMGDRELVSLIALLRDARGVGLRVSWSGDCGALEVGCLRHLDPPRQSDGTFAWSAQQGESLVVRRGPTFLAVEDTRYGERRRIDIDRSEPAAAVLDASGWGHTITPVEAASLHALELHDLVFRSGDHCVGIAVRQGVWCV from the coding sequence GTGACGCAACAGACAGCAGAGCGGCGGTCGAACCGACGAAGGCTCTTCGCGTCAGTGAATCTCCACTCGATGCAGAGCAGGGAGGATCTCGTCACCCTGACCCGGTCGGGATACGCCGGGGTGCGACTGGTCGGTCATTTTGCCATGTCGGAGATGGGCGATCGCGAACTCGTCTCCCTGATCGCGCTCCTCCGCGACGCGCGCGGCGTTGGTTTGCGGGTTTCGTGGAGCGGCGACTGTGGTGCCCTCGAGGTCGGGTGCCTTCGCCACCTCGACCCGCCACGGCAGTCGGACGGCACCTTCGCGTGGTCGGCGCAGCAGGGAGAGTCCCTTGTCGTTCGACGCGGTCCGACGTTCCTAGCCGTTGAGGACACACGCTACGGGGAGCGTCGCCGTATCGATATCGACCGCTCGGAACCGGCGGCAGCCGTTCTTGACGCAAGCGGTTGGGGGCACACGATCACCCCCGTAGAGGCGGCCAGTCTGCACGCTCTTGAATTGCACGACCTCGTCTTTCGTTCCGGCGACCACTGTGTGGGTATTGCCGTAAGGCAAGGAGTCTGGTGTGTCTGA
- a CDS encoding glycoside hydrolase family 43 protein codes for MNRTLRAVLALLTSVAALLGLTTALAGPAGAAHPPTGQATRYTMTAFTNSSESNMYVYDSPDATGFTLRKGPAYTPPSGLIRDPSIFKHTDGYYYLTYTTRTWSALSTTIGFARSTDRLNWTFLYDYTVPISGLQRAWAPEWFVDTNGSVNIILSASVAADGEWIFKPYKLTATNSSLTAWSAPTRLSGIGPNYIDTFIVKIGSTYHAFTKNETTKYIEYATASSLTGPYTMQKTGNWAGFGSGMEGPALVQLDNGGWRIYYDAYGAGQYWYSDSYDNFATWSTPTELPGLTGFVRHLTVLKETVSGGVTLPTNTTRSLQSVNYPGRYAVVRSDSLGYVDAVTSSSTTAVKQSATFTIMPGLADANCYSFRDSAGRYLRHWDYRVRFATDDGTTVFDKDATYCARPGTTSGSVRLESYNYPGRYIRHYNYELRVDVHQATDTFRADSSFTAVSPWA; via the coding sequence TTGAACAGAACCCTCAGGGCGGTCCTCGCCCTGCTCACCTCGGTCGCCGCCCTCCTGGGGCTCACCACCGCCCTCGCCGGACCGGCCGGAGCCGCCCACCCGCCGACGGGCCAGGCGACGCGGTACACCATGACCGCGTTCACCAACAGCAGCGAGTCGAACATGTACGTCTACGACTCGCCGGACGCGACCGGGTTCACCCTCCGCAAGGGCCCGGCGTACACCCCGCCCTCCGGGCTGATCCGCGACCCCAGCATCTTCAAGCACACGGACGGCTACTACTACCTCACCTACACCACCCGCACCTGGTCGGCGCTGTCCACCACCATCGGTTTCGCCCGCTCCACCGACCGCCTCAACTGGACCTTCCTGTACGACTACACGGTCCCGATCAGCGGTCTGCAGCGCGCCTGGGCGCCGGAGTGGTTCGTCGACACCAACGGCAGCGTCAACATCATCCTGTCGGCGTCCGTCGCGGCGGACGGTGAGTGGATCTTCAAGCCGTACAAGCTGACGGCGACGAACTCCTCGCTCACCGCCTGGTCCGCGCCCACCCGGCTGTCCGGCATCGGCCCGAACTACATCGACACCTTCATCGTCAAGATCGGCTCCACGTACCACGCGTTCACCAAGAACGAGACGACGAAGTACATCGAGTACGCCACCGCCTCCAGCCTCACCGGCCCGTACACCATGCAGAAGACGGGCAACTGGGCGGGCTTCGGCTCCGGCATGGAAGGCCCGGCGCTCGTCCAGCTCGACAACGGCGGCTGGCGGATCTACTACGACGCCTACGGCGCCGGGCAGTACTGGTACAGCGACAGCTACGACAACTTCGCCACCTGGTCGACGCCGACCGAACTCCCGGGTCTCACCGGCTTCGTACGCCACCTGACCGTCCTCAAGGAGACCGTGTCCGGCGGTGTCACCCTGCCGACCAACACCACCCGGTCCCTCCAGTCCGTCAACTACCCGGGCCGCTACGCCGTGGTCCGCTCCGACAGCCTCGGCTACGTCGACGCGGTGACCTCCTCCAGCACCACCGCCGTCAAGCAGAGCGCGACCTTCACGATCATGCCCGGCCTCGCGGACGCCAACTGCTACTCCTTCCGCGACTCCGCCGGCCGCTATCTGCGGCACTGGGACTACCGGGTCCGCTTCGCCACGGACGACGGCACGACCGTCTTCGACAAGGACGCCACGTACTGCGCCCGCCCGGGCACGACCTCCGGCTCGGTCCGCCTGGAGTCGTACAACTATCCCGGCCGCTACATCCGGCACTACAACTACGAGCTCCGCGTGGACGTGCACCAGGCCACGGACACGTTCAGGGCGGACAGCAGCTTCACCGCGGTGAGCCCCTGGGCGTAA
- a CDS encoding peptidase inhibitor family I36 protein, producing the protein MRKFTVTAALLGLTALGLAVPTTAAQAADSAVVDCGGLWGPRNGNMYAWEHPNCQGTLLYVGAGNSGDWGDASDRASSVMNRGYVGILDHVAFYDHANYSGGHGCLAPGELYAADLSHNRYSDGTIANNSISAHRWVNRSFCSILWT; encoded by the coding sequence ATGCGCAAGTTCACCGTCACGGCGGCGCTCCTCGGGCTCACCGCCCTCGGCCTCGCCGTGCCCACCACGGCCGCGCAGGCGGCCGACAGCGCCGTCGTCGATTGCGGCGGCCTGTGGGGTCCGCGTAATGGCAATATGTATGCCTGGGAGCATCCGAACTGTCAGGGCACTCTCCTCTACGTCGGCGCGGGCAACAGCGGTGACTGGGGTGACGCTTCCGACCGGGCCTCGTCCGTGATGAACCGCGGCTACGTCGGCATCCTGGACCACGTCGCGTTCTACGACCACGCCAACTACAGCGGCGGCCACGGCTGCCTCGCGCCAGGGGAGCTGTACGCCGCCGACCTGTCCCACAACCGGTACAGCGACGGCACCATCGCGAACAACAGCATCAGCGCGCACCGGTGGGTGAACCGGAGCTTCTGCTCGATTCTGTGGACGTGA
- the fusA gene encoding elongation factor G yields the protein MRSTIHNPLTAVRNLGILAHVDAGKTTVTERFLYATGTTHKRGEVHDGTTVTDFDPQERDRGITIFAAAVSCAWDGHRINLIDTPGHVDFADEVERSLRVLDGAIAVFDAVAGVEPQSESVWRQADRHGVPRIAFVNKLDRAGADLDTAVESIRQRLHPAPLVVQLPIGTEDGFTGVVDLLRMRALVWADGGDTAEEGPVPDALRDEAERRRRRLEEAVAELHPLALEEFCAESTLSARTLASALRDLTRTGEGVVVLCGSAYRNRGIEPLLDAVVAYLPSPLDVPAVRGTHDGTEQERAADAQAPLAALAFKVSATATGRLTYLRLYSGTIRKGDTVLDAGTRRGERIGRILRVQADRHAELDRAVAGDIVAVVGLKSARAGATLCAPTAPLLLEPPSVAEPVVSVAVEARRSTDTDRLATALARLAEEDPSLVVRTDPETGQTVLSGRGELHLEVAVEKIRQTRGGLEVAVGRPRVAYRETVVRGVSGLVFRHVKQDGGAGQFAHVVLDVAPLEGEGDGAATGFVFRSTVVGGRVPQEYVRAVEAGCRDALAEGPLGGHPVTGLSVTLTDGATHSKDSSEMAFRTAGRFALREAMRTGVMGLLEPVADVTVTVPADAVGGVLGDLAARRGRVSDSVPRAGSVVITATVPLAELFGYATRLRSRTQGRGTFTTRPAGYAPGTVPVS from the coding sequence ATGCGCAGCACCATCCACAACCCCCTGACCGCCGTCCGCAACCTGGGCATCCTCGCCCACGTCGACGCCGGGAAGACCACCGTCACCGAGCGGTTCCTGTACGCCACCGGGACCACCCACAAGCGCGGCGAGGTCCACGACGGCACGACGGTCACCGACTTCGACCCGCAGGAGCGAGATCGCGGGATCACGATCTTCGCGGCGGCGGTGAGCTGTGCCTGGGACGGCCATCGGATCAACCTGATCGACACGCCGGGCCATGTCGACTTCGCCGACGAGGTGGAGCGCTCGCTCCGGGTGCTCGACGGCGCGATCGCCGTGTTCGACGCGGTCGCGGGTGTCGAGCCGCAGAGCGAGTCGGTGTGGCGGCAGGCCGACCGCCACGGCGTACCGCGCATCGCCTTCGTCAACAAGCTGGACCGCGCGGGCGCCGACCTCGACACGGCGGTCGAGTCGATCCGGCAGCGGCTCCATCCGGCACCGCTGGTGGTGCAGTTGCCGATCGGTACGGAGGACGGGTTCACCGGCGTCGTGGACCTGCTGCGCATGCGCGCGCTGGTCTGGGCGGACGGCGGCGACACGGCCGAGGAGGGGCCGGTGCCGGACGCCCTGCGGGACGAGGCGGAACGACGCCGGCGGCGGCTGGAGGAGGCGGTGGCGGAACTGCATCCCCTGGCGCTGGAGGAGTTCTGCGCGGAGTCGACACTCTCCGCGCGGACGCTGGCCTCGGCACTGCGCGACCTGACCCGCACCGGCGAGGGCGTGGTCGTGCTGTGCGGCTCCGCCTACCGCAACCGGGGCATCGAACCGCTGCTCGACGCGGTCGTGGCGTATCTGCCCTCGCCGCTGGACGTACCGGCCGTACGCGGTACGCACGACGGTACGGAACAGGAGCGGGCCGCCGATGCGCAGGCTCCGTTGGCGGCCCTGGCGTTCAAGGTGAGCGCGACGGCCACCGGACGGCTGACCTATCTGCGGCTGTACTCGGGAACCATCCGGAAGGGAGACACGGTGCTGGACGCGGGGACGCGGCGCGGCGAGCGGATCGGGCGGATCCTGCGGGTCCAGGCCGACCGGCACGCCGAGCTGGACCGGGCGGTGGCCGGGGACATCGTCGCGGTGGTCGGGCTGAAGTCGGCCCGCGCCGGGGCGACCCTGTGCGCGCCGACGGCGCCGCTGCTCCTCGAACCGCCGTCCGTCGCCGAACCGGTGGTGTCGGTGGCCGTCGAGGCACGCCGGAGCACCGACACCGACCGGCTGGCGACGGCTCTGGCGCGGCTGGCCGAGGAGGACCCCTCGCTGGTCGTACGGACCGACCCCGAGACCGGTCAGACGGTGCTGTCCGGGAGGGGCGAACTGCATCTGGAGGTGGCGGTGGAGAAGATCCGGCAGACCCGGGGTGGCCTGGAGGTCGCGGTCGGCCGGCCTCGCGTGGCCTATCGCGAGACGGTCGTGCGCGGGGTGTCGGGTCTGGTCTTCCGGCACGTCAAACAGGACGGCGGGGCGGGTCAGTTCGCCCATGTCGTGCTGGATGTGGCACCCCTGGAGGGGGAGGGCGACGGTGCCGCCACGGGCTTCGTCTTCCGCTCGACCGTCGTCGGCGGCCGGGTGCCGCAGGAGTACGTCCGGGCGGTCGAGGCCGGCTGCCGTGACGCCCTCGCCGAGGGGCCGCTCGGCGGGCACCCGGTGACCGGGCTGAGCGTCACCCTGACCGACGGGGCGACCCACTCCAAGGACTCCTCGGAGATGGCGTTCCGCACGGCCGGGCGGTTCGCACTTCGGGAGGCCATGCGTACCGGTGTGATGGGCCTGCTGGAACCCGTCGCCGACGTCACCGTCACCGTGCCCGCGGACGCCGTGGGCGGGGTGCTCGGCGACCTCGCGGCGCGGCGGGGGCGGGTGTCGGACTCCGTCCCTCGGGCGGGCTCTGTGGTGATCACCGCGACCGTGCCGTTGGCCGAGTTGTTCGGGTATGCGACGCGGCTGCGTAGCCGTACGCAGGGACGGGGCACGTTCACCACCCGGCCGGCGGGGTACGCACCGGGGACGGTGCCGGTGAGCTAG
- a CDS encoding cytochrome P450 yields MTSSQANVPDLESTAVPFFPIPRASGCPLDPAPGLAELQERAPLVRVRLWDDSTPWLVTRHAEQCALLSDRRVSADWMQPGYPFHSQFLRDHHEEGQFLTAMEGPEHLRLRRMIARPFTPRKVEQLRPTVQQVVDDHIDALLAGPKPADFVADFALPIPSITICHVLGVPYEDHDFFQHAIRTMTGSDVPDDVMNKSQRELYHYLAKLIGRKLAAPEDDLLSQLATERLATGQLNRHQLVMLVLFLLVSGHETTASMIALGTLALLQHPDQITVLKDSDGPEVAAAVDELLRYLTTVQPGRRRVAVEDIEIAGQVIRAGEGLILPEEIGNRDESVFPDAGELDLRRDASQQLAFGHGVHKCTGQPLARLELQVVFAALFRRIPTLALAADLVDLPFMDDGLGYGVKKMPVSW; encoded by the coding sequence GTGACCTCTTCGCAGGCCAACGTTCCTGATCTGGAATCCACGGCAGTCCCGTTCTTTCCGATTCCCAGGGCGTCTGGTTGTCCGCTGGATCCGGCACCTGGACTCGCCGAGCTACAGGAACGGGCGCCGCTGGTCCGAGTTCGGCTTTGGGACGACAGCACTCCGTGGTTGGTGACGAGGCATGCGGAGCAGTGCGCGCTCCTGTCGGACCGCCGGGTCAGCGCGGACTGGATGCAGCCGGGCTACCCGTTCCACAGTCAGTTTCTGCGGGACCACCATGAAGAAGGCCAGTTCCTGACCGCCATGGAAGGCCCCGAGCATCTCCGGCTGCGCCGGATGATCGCCCGGCCGTTCACCCCCCGCAAGGTCGAGCAACTGCGGCCCACAGTCCAGCAAGTCGTCGACGACCACATCGATGCTCTGCTGGCCGGCCCGAAGCCGGCGGATTTCGTGGCGGATTTCGCCCTGCCGATTCCGTCCATCACCATCTGCCACGTGCTCGGCGTCCCTTACGAGGACCACGACTTCTTCCAGCACGCCATCAGGACAATGACCGGCAGCGACGTCCCGGACGACGTCATGAACAAGTCCCAGCGCGAGCTGTATCACTATCTGGCGAAGCTGATCGGCCGCAAGCTCGCCGCCCCCGAAGACGACCTGCTGTCCCAGCTGGCCACCGAACGGCTGGCCACCGGCCAGCTGAACCGGCATCAGCTGGTGATGCTGGTCCTGTTCCTGCTGGTCTCGGGGCACGAGACCACAGCCAGCATGATTGCGCTGGGCACGCTGGCCCTGCTGCAACATCCCGACCAGATCACTGTCCTGAAGGACTCCGACGGACCCGAGGTCGCCGCGGCCGTCGACGAGCTGCTGCGGTACCTGACCACCGTCCAGCCCGGCCGTCGCCGCGTGGCCGTGGAGGACATCGAGATCGCCGGGCAGGTGATCCGCGCCGGCGAGGGTCTGATCCTCCCGGAGGAGATCGGCAACCGCGACGAAAGCGTGTTCCCCGATGCCGGGGAGCTGGACCTACGCCGCGATGCCAGCCAGCAGCTCGCCTTCGGGCACGGTGTGCACAAGTGCACCGGCCAACCGCTGGCCCGCCTGGAGCTCCAGGTCGTGTTCGCCGCCTTGTTCCGGCGCATTCCGACACTGGCCCTGGCCGCCGACCTCGTCGACCTCCCGTTCATGGACGACGGGCTCGGATACGGCGTCAAGAAGATGCCCGTGAGCTGGTAA
- a CDS encoding MFS transporter, translating to MTTTEALDGSAAVDDAARSIARPFYVYAVLANSLFQRGVFVIFLYQRGFSAGQVALLQTLIYLVSGLAEMPTGIIADRIGRRASIVIGQVLIAGCLLGQVTSSNYWVFLALFMLQGVGMACVSGSDTALLYDLLVRRGATAGYVKIKSRFTMLGTVTSGVAIVLGGQLQQFSWGIVYVGSAACLVLAVVVLMSRVPEIRGADAVDEQDGAEAHSDATAWRAMLRVATPALVTLVVVSGLMHATLTPYIIFTQKTLSDQGAGTAVVSVVIAAGFFVGGLVPLLSDRANRRIGYRIVIPVSLVTLAVALGLSGLGLVWVTIAAFLVLAGIPEITAVLVDNVFNEAVPSRHRASLLSMIAFVESVLIGIGYLVLGTLMDGFGSSVGMATYAAVPLLACLLWLPVLFRGARVTTEIEKPADQKAS from the coding sequence ATGACCACCACGGAGGCCCTTGACGGGTCGGCTGCAGTCGACGACGCAGCACGAAGCATCGCGCGCCCGTTCTACGTCTACGCCGTGCTCGCCAACTCGCTGTTCCAGCGTGGCGTATTCGTCATCTTCCTCTATCAGCGAGGCTTCTCCGCCGGGCAAGTGGCCCTCCTTCAGACTCTGATCTACCTGGTCAGCGGACTCGCGGAGATGCCGACGGGAATCATCGCTGACCGGATCGGCAGGCGTGCCAGCATCGTGATCGGCCAGGTGCTGATAGCTGGATGCCTGCTCGGTCAGGTGACGTCCTCCAACTACTGGGTGTTCCTGGCACTGTTCATGCTCCAGGGCGTGGGCATGGCATGTGTATCCGGTTCGGATACCGCCCTGCTGTACGACCTGCTCGTGCGTCGTGGTGCAACGGCCGGATACGTCAAGATCAAGTCCCGGTTCACCATGCTCGGGACGGTCACCTCGGGAGTCGCCATCGTCCTCGGCGGCCAACTGCAGCAGTTCTCCTGGGGAATCGTCTACGTCGGTTCGGCGGCGTGCCTCGTCCTGGCCGTGGTGGTGCTGATGTCACGGGTGCCCGAGATCCGCGGCGCGGACGCGGTGGACGAGCAGGACGGAGCCGAGGCGCACAGCGACGCCACAGCATGGCGGGCGATGCTTCGGGTCGCCACGCCCGCGCTCGTGACGCTTGTCGTGGTGTCCGGATTGATGCACGCGACTTTGACGCCGTACATCATTTTCACGCAGAAGACCCTCTCCGATCAGGGAGCGGGCACCGCAGTGGTGAGCGTGGTCATAGCGGCGGGATTCTTCGTCGGCGGACTCGTTCCCTTGCTGTCGGACCGCGCGAACCGGCGCATCGGGTATCGGATCGTCATCCCGGTGTCACTCGTGACGCTCGCCGTGGCACTCGGCCTGAGCGGCCTCGGCCTTGTCTGGGTCACCATCGCCGCGTTCCTGGTCCTGGCCGGGATTCCCGAGATCACCGCGGTGCTCGTGGACAACGTGTTCAATGAGGCCGTGCCGTCGCGCCACCGGGCGAGCCTGCTGTCGATGATCGCATTCGTGGAGTCGGTGCTCATCGGCATCGGCTATCTCGTCCTCGGCACGCTCATGGACGGGTTCGGATCCAGCGTGGGCATGGCCACCTACGCCGCGGTCCCCCTGCTGGCATGTCTCCTGTGGCTCCCGGTGCTCTTCCGCGGGGCGCGGGTGACCACCGAGATCGAGAAGCCCGCCGACCAAAAGGCATCCTGA
- a CDS encoding RiPP maturation radical SAM C-methyltransferase has protein sequence MQIGHKRPVLDLNPPVVHEDALSVALVCMPWAVVDMPSLALSTIAPLFEQRGEVEKLDVVYANIRWLDFLVREVGLEREHYELIVDAEVFGVGEWVFSSCFRPGTDPRHTSFYDLVSDSEHVDAYCAMFRAAPAFVDELARDLVTSGVDVLGLTTTFDQNIASFALAHRVKELSPSIVTMLGGANCDGVQGTAVHRARAEFDYVIRGEAERSIAPLIAHIAGRRSGDENGHDKLLRAVPGLCWRSDIDGASVSNPIGPTPVSMNAVPEPVYDHYFRDLRKSPAAQLIDVKIPLEASRGCWWGAKHHCTFCGLNGSAMAHRAKPAERVQAEASRAVRRHNVLDLVFSDNILAPDHVVRLTTDMALPAEWDVRLFAEVKSNLNFGQLESLARAGFTQLQPGVESLCTPILRIMRKGVTGWQNVRFLRDCATSRIYPSWNILVGFPGEQDRDYAALIDSLPSLHHLTPPAGVFPIKLERFSPYFDDPELGLQVLGPSRNLVSAYEGVVDALDDVVYVFESAPAGISPEMYEMLREAVADWRANASISRLVVLPAPDDSLVVVDDRSTWPSREVVLHPGLEAEAYRALAKGKTLPALASTMSSLGIAAPEGQLEELLKNWMELGIIFHEDATYLALATGLRW, from the coding sequence ATGCAGATCGGGCACAAACGACCGGTGCTGGATCTCAACCCGCCGGTCGTGCACGAGGATGCCCTTTCGGTTGCGTTGGTCTGCATGCCCTGGGCCGTGGTGGACATGCCCTCACTGGCGCTGAGCACGATCGCTCCGTTGTTCGAGCAGCGCGGAGAAGTTGAGAAGCTCGACGTCGTCTATGCCAATATTCGGTGGCTCGACTTCCTGGTCCGGGAGGTGGGCCTCGAACGTGAGCACTACGAACTGATCGTCGATGCCGAGGTGTTCGGGGTCGGCGAATGGGTCTTCTCCAGCTGCTTCCGCCCCGGTACCGACCCACGTCACACGAGTTTCTATGACCTCGTGAGCGACAGTGAGCACGTTGATGCCTATTGTGCGATGTTCCGCGCGGCGCCCGCCTTCGTCGACGAGTTGGCCCGAGATCTCGTAACGTCAGGCGTCGATGTCCTGGGGTTGACGACGACGTTCGATCAGAACATTGCCTCGTTCGCGCTCGCGCACCGCGTCAAGGAGTTGTCCCCGAGCATCGTCACGATGCTCGGCGGGGCGAACTGCGACGGCGTTCAAGGTACGGCAGTCCACCGCGCTCGCGCGGAGTTCGACTACGTGATCCGGGGCGAGGCGGAGCGCTCGATCGCGCCACTCATCGCCCACATCGCAGGACGTCGTAGCGGTGACGAGAACGGACACGACAAACTGCTGCGTGCCGTGCCTGGCCTGTGCTGGCGATCCGACATCGATGGAGCCTCGGTAAGCAACCCCATCGGACCGACACCCGTCTCGATGAACGCGGTGCCGGAGCCCGTCTACGATCACTATTTCCGCGATCTGCGGAAGTCTCCGGCCGCCCAACTCATCGATGTCAAGATTCCTCTGGAGGCCAGCCGCGGATGCTGGTGGGGTGCGAAGCACCATTGCACATTCTGCGGCTTGAACGGGTCGGCCATGGCCCATCGCGCAAAGCCTGCCGAGCGCGTGCAAGCGGAGGCCAGCCGGGCTGTCCGTCGGCACAACGTGCTTGACCTGGTGTTTTCTGACAACATTTTGGCGCCCGACCATGTGGTTCGACTGACCACGGATATGGCGCTGCCCGCTGAATGGGACGTCCGGTTGTTCGCCGAGGTGAAGTCGAACCTTAATTTCGGTCAACTCGAGTCCCTTGCGCGCGCCGGTTTCACTCAACTGCAACCGGGTGTCGAAAGCCTCTGTACACCCATCCTGCGCATCATGCGCAAGGGGGTGACCGGGTGGCAGAACGTGCGATTCCTGCGAGACTGTGCCACCAGCAGGATCTATCCGTCGTGGAACATCCTTGTGGGCTTCCCCGGGGAGCAGGACCGCGACTATGCGGCGTTGATCGACTCGCTCCCATCCCTCCATCATCTGACGCCGCCCGCCGGGGTGTTCCCGATCAAACTGGAACGCTTCAGCCCCTACTTCGACGATCCAGAACTCGGTCTCCAGGTGCTCGGTCCCTCGCGCAACCTGGTGAGCGCTTACGAGGGGGTCGTGGATGCCCTCGATGACGTCGTCTACGTGTTTGAGTCCGCGCCCGCCGGCATATCACCTGAAATGTATGAGATGTTGCGCGAAGCGGTCGCGGACTGGAGGGCCAACGCATCCATTTCTCGGCTGGTCGTTCTGCCGGCGCCGGACGACTCCCTCGTCGTCGTCGACGACCGGTCCACCTGGCCCTCCCGTGAGGTGGTGCTTCATCCGGGTCTCGAGGCCGAGGCCTACCGTGCACTGGCCAAGGGTAAAACGCTTCCCGCACTCGCTTCCACGATGTCCTCGCTCGGGATTGCAGCGCCGGAAGGCCAGCTCGAAGAGCTCCTCAAGAATTGGATGGAGCTCGGAATCATTTTTCATGAGGATGCCACCTATTTGGCGCTCGCGACAGGACTGCGCTGGTGA